From the genome of Bacteroides sp. MSB163, one region includes:
- a CDS encoding OstA-like protein, translated as MQKKNTRNNFLNRHRFLLTGLLCLFGICLLSAQDKQKQPEKKKTRVDLLHAEEAQADKILLPDVQILIRSVKLRHDSMYMYCDSALIYEKTNSVEAFGNVRMEQGDTLFIYGDYLYYDGMSQLAMLRENVRMINRNTVLTTDSLNYDRLYNLGYYFDGGTLTDEENVLTSEWGEYSPATKISVFNHDVKLVNPKFVLTSDTLKYSTDTKIATILGPSDIVSDKNHIYSERGIYNTTTEQAELLDRSVLTNEGKKLTGDSIFYDRVLGYGEAFDNVQMNDTINRNMLTGNYCFYNEITGSALATQRAVAIDYSQGDSLFMHGDTLRLITYHINTDSMFREMRVYHKVRAYRTDVQAVCDSLVYNSKDSCMTMYTDPILWHGSQQLLGEEIKVYMNDSTIDWAHIINQALAVEQKDSVHYNQVTGKEMKGFFVGGDMRQVDVNGNVLVVFYPIDDKDSTMIGLNYSEGSFLRMLLKERRMEQGAFIGKANGTLYPMDQIPADKYKLPPFVWFDYIRPRNKEDIFEWRGKKAGEQLQKSDRKPIVSPRNMNIKRNK; from the coding sequence ATGCAGAAGAAAAATACAAGAAATAATTTTCTGAACAGGCATAGATTCCTTCTCACAGGCCTTCTATGCCTGTTTGGCATCTGTTTGCTGAGTGCCCAGGATAAGCAGAAACAGCCGGAAAAGAAGAAAACCCGGGTTGATTTGCTTCACGCTGAGGAGGCGCAGGCGGATAAAATCCTGCTTCCGGATGTTCAGATTCTGATCCGGTCGGTAAAGCTGCGCCATGACAGTATGTATATGTACTGTGACAGTGCGTTGATTTACGAGAAGACAAATTCGGTGGAAGCTTTCGGTAATGTCCGTATGGAACAGGGGGATACGCTCTTTATTTATGGAGATTATCTGTATTATGACGGTATGTCGCAGTTGGCAATGCTTCGTGAGAATGTCCGCATGATTAACCGGAATACGGTATTGACAACGGATAGTTTAAACTACGACCGTCTGTATAATTTGGGCTATTACTTCGATGGCGGCACATTGACCGATGAAGAGAATGTGCTGACTTCCGAGTGGGGAGAATATAGTCCGGCTACGAAGATTTCCGTATTCAATCATGATGTGAAGCTGGTAAATCCGAAATTCGTATTGACTTCGGATACCCTGAAATATAGCACCGATACGAAGATTGCTACGATTCTGGGTCCTTCGGATATTGTGAGTGATAAGAACCACATCTATTCCGAACGAGGTATTTATAACACCACTACAGAGCAGGCTGAACTGCTGGATCGTTCCGTGCTGACCAACGAAGGCAAGAAACTGACGGGTGACAGTATTTTCTATGATCGTGTTTTGGGATATGGTGAAGCGTTTGACAATGTGCAGATGAATGATACCATTAACAGGAATATGCTCACGGGTAACTATTGCTTCTACAATGAGATTACGGGAAGTGCACTTGCCACTCAACGTGCGGTTGCCATTGATTATTCACAAGGTGACAGTTTGTTTATGCACGGTGATACACTGCGGTTGATTACCTATCATATAAATACGGACTCCATGTTTCGTGAGATGAGGGTGTATCATAAAGTACGTGCTTACCGTACGGATGTTCAGGCAGTATGCGATTCTTTGGTATATAATTCTAAAGACTCTTGTATGACGATGTATACTGATCCTATCTTGTGGCATGGCTCACAGCAACTGTTGGGTGAGGAAATTAAAGTCTATATGAATGACAGTACCATAGACTGGGCGCACATCATTAATCAGGCTTTGGCTGTGGAGCAGAAAGACTCTGTTCACTACAACCAGGTGACGGGCAAAGAGATGAAAGGCTTTTTTGTCGGCGGAGATATGCGTCAGGTGGATGTGAACGGTAATGTGCTGGTTGTCTTCTATCCGATAGATGATAAAGACAGTACCATGATAGGATTGAACTATTCTGAGGGCAGTTTCCTGCGTATGTTGCTGAAGGAAAGGCGTATGGAGCAAGGAGCCTTTATAGGGAAAGCGAATGGTACGCTCTATCCGATGGACCAGATTCCGGCTGATAAATATAAGCTGCCGCCTTTTGTCTGGTTCGACTATATCCGACCGAGGAATAAGGAAGATATATTTGAGTGGAGAGGTAAAAAGGCTGGCGAACAATTGCAGAAATCAGACCGTAAGCCTATAGTTTCACCAAGGAATATGAATATAAAAAGAAATAAATAA